A genomic stretch from Solirubrobacterales bacterium includes:
- the aspS gene encoding aspartate--tRNA ligase, whose protein sequence is MTTPSPGFPALRPNGYRDAWCGQVLEDRVDSQVQVAGWVHRRRDHGGLIFIDLRDRTGLVQLVFNPDVAGDAFQLGHELRAEDVLSVAGQVVRRDPETVNPELPTGEFEVRVAEATVLADAETPPFEIESFSGEVGEELRLRHRYLDLRRDRMQEAIELRHRVTQTIREFMNGEGFLDIETPVLTRSTPEGARDFLVPSRLQPGSFYALPQSPQLFKQLLMIAGFERYYQIARCFRDEDLRADRQPDFTQLDIEMSFVEVEDVLDLNERLLAHVLARFGVEVTPPFPRIPYDAAIAAYGTDKPDMRYALELRDLTECVRRTEFNAFRATIEDGGAVIGLNAGRRELSRAELDGLVTEAQELGAKGLVWAVVQTDGWRSPVAKFLSAEEIAAMDELLDASEGDLVVLVADRPRDASRVLGTLRQRVAERFDLVPAGSQALCWIVDWPLFEWSEDDGRWDPLHHPFTSPAGELDAANPGQARALAYDAVWNGIELGGGSIRINRPDVQRAVFEVLGISPEEAEARFGFLLDALRFGAPPHGGIAYGLDRWVAELHGSSSIRDVIAFPKSASGADPLTGAPAPVDEQQLRELGIQLRGRKG, encoded by the coding sequence TTGACCACGCCATCGCCAGGGTTTCCGGCTCTGCGGCCGAACGGCTATCGCGACGCCTGGTGCGGGCAGGTGCTCGAGGACAGGGTGGACTCGCAGGTACAGGTGGCCGGCTGGGTTCACCGGCGGCGCGACCACGGCGGGCTGATCTTCATCGATCTCCGCGACCGCACTGGACTCGTCCAGCTCGTCTTCAACCCGGACGTGGCCGGCGACGCCTTCCAGCTCGGTCACGAGCTCCGCGCGGAGGACGTGCTGAGCGTCGCCGGACAGGTGGTGCGACGGGATCCCGAAACCGTCAACCCCGAGCTGCCGACGGGCGAGTTCGAGGTTCGCGTCGCCGAGGCAACCGTGCTGGCCGATGCCGAAACGCCTCCCTTCGAGATCGAGAGCTTCTCGGGCGAGGTGGGGGAGGAGCTGCGGCTCCGCCATCGGTATCTCGATTTGCGGCGCGACCGGATGCAGGAGGCGATCGAGCTTCGCCATCGCGTTACCCAGACGATCCGGGAGTTCATGAACGGCGAGGGCTTTCTCGACATCGAGACTCCGGTCCTGACCCGCTCGACGCCCGAGGGGGCGCGCGACTTCCTGGTCCCAAGCCGCCTGCAGCCGGGCTCCTTCTACGCGTTGCCCCAGTCGCCCCAGCTCTTCAAGCAGCTCTTGATGATCGCCGGCTTCGAGCGCTACTACCAGATCGCCCGCTGCTTTCGCGACGAGGATCTGCGCGCCGATCGACAGCCGGACTTCACCCAGCTCGACATCGAGATGTCATTCGTGGAGGTGGAGGATGTGCTCGACCTGAACGAGCGCCTGCTCGCGCACGTGCTCGCACGCTTCGGGGTCGAGGTAACACCGCCGTTTCCGAGGATCCCCTACGACGCAGCGATCGCGGCCTACGGAACCGACAAGCCCGACATGCGCTACGCGCTCGAGCTTCGGGACCTGACGGAGTGTGTGCGCCGGACCGAGTTCAACGCCTTTCGCGCCACGATCGAAGACGGCGGCGCCGTCATCGGGCTGAACGCCGGCCGGCGGGAGCTCTCGCGCGCCGAGCTCGACGGGCTGGTGACCGAGGCTCAGGAGCTCGGCGCCAAGGGGCTCGTTTGGGCGGTCGTGCAGACGGACGGGTGGCGCTCGCCGGTCGCAAAGTTTCTGTCAGCGGAGGAGATCGCCGCCATGGATGAGCTGCTCGACGCCTCGGAGGGGGACCTGGTGGTGCTCGTGGCCGACCGACCGCGGGATGCGTCGAGGGTCCTGGGGACGCTTCGCCAGCGCGTCGCCGAGCGCTTCGACCTGGTGCCGGCGGGCAGCCAGGCGCTCTGCTGGATCGTCGACTGGCCGCTCTTCGAGTGGAGCGAGGACGACGGCCGCTGGGACCCGCTCCACCACCCGTTCACGTCGCCCGCGGGCGAGCTCGATGCCGCCAACCCGGGGCAGGCGCGGGCGCTCGCCTACGACGCAGTCTGGAACGGGATCGAGCTTGGGGGCGGATCCATTCGAATCAACCGGCCCGACGTCCAGCGCGCCGTGTTCGAGGTGCTCGGCATCAGCCCCGAAGAGGCCGAGGCGCGCTTCGGGTTCCTGCTCGATGCCCTTCGCTTCGGGGCGCCTCCGCACGGCGGGATCGCGTACGGCCTCGACCGCTGGGTCGCCGAGCTCCACGGAAGCAGCTCGATTCGCGACGTGATCGCCTTTCCGAAGTCGGCCTCGGGCGCCGATCCGCTCACCGGGGCCCCGGCGCCGGTGGACGAACAGCAGCTGCGCGAGCTGGGAATACAGCTCCGCGGGCGGAAGGGCTGA
- the alaS gene encoding alanine--tRNA ligase: MKIAEIREAYLSFFEERGHLRMPSASLIPPPEDTSTLLTIAGMQPFKPYFRGDEKPPRDRLASCQKCFRTPDIDEVGNTRRHLTFFEMLGNWSFGDYFKRESIAWGLEFSVEGLGIDPELIWVSVFGGDEELGLGPDDESIEIWKEAGLPEERMVRLPRSENFWQAGETGPCGPSTEMHLDRGEELGGPDERPGDDTDRFIEYWNHVFMSYDLKEDGSLAELPMNNVDTGMGLERVAAILQGVGSVFETDAFRPLVDLAGELSGRSYGDERATTRAMRIVADHCRGMTFLLADGVVPSNEDRGYVLRRVMRRAIQQGRVLGLESPWLAQFAERTIEMMAGAYPELARERETILRWVGDEETAFGRTLDRGTALLAELVAEAKDQGTSWIDAADAFKLHDTYGFPYDLTKELLAEQGLSVDDSGFEALMESQRLRARTGAEPVREDRHEAVLAFASAVPPSSFVGYESLRAETAVAAAREPFVKLEESPFYAEGGGQVADSGAIRWDGHRTRVADVYRVGEDQVIRLDGDAPDPGTRVEAEVEHTTRHATMRNHTATHLLHAALRERLGTHVRQAGSAVRPDKLRFDFTHGAPLTGDEVRAIEDRVNEWIKASRAVRALHMERAQAESLGAIALFGEKYGDWVRVVEVDEVSRELCGGTHVANTAEVGIFVIASEGSSAANVRRVEALTGPAAIDWFRKRSAALDQAGALLGSARDPLAAARRAAERLASLEGIKAEVDARQAAEQADQLGAEGEEVAGVRIVVSQGQGADQGALLDLADRIKARLGDAAVVLGGTEDGKVALVASFTESAVERGLSAADVVREAAAVVGGGGGGRETVAQAGGRDPSRLEEALQVARDAIRRGLGE, translated from the coding sequence ATGAAGATCGCCGAGATCCGCGAGGCCTACCTCTCGTTCTTCGAGGAGCGGGGGCACCTTCGGATGCCGTCGGCATCGCTTATTCCGCCGCCGGAGGACACCTCGACGCTTCTCACGATCGCCGGGATGCAGCCCTTCAAGCCCTACTTCCGCGGCGACGAGAAGCCGCCGCGCGACCGCCTGGCCTCCTGCCAGAAGTGCTTCCGCACCCCCGACATCGACGAGGTGGGGAACACCCGCCGTCACCTCACCTTCTTCGAAATGCTCGGCAACTGGAGCTTTGGCGACTACTTCAAGCGCGAGTCGATCGCCTGGGGCCTCGAGTTCTCGGTCGAGGGCCTGGGGATCGACCCGGAACTCATCTGGGTGTCGGTGTTCGGGGGCGACGAGGAGCTCGGTCTCGGCCCGGACGATGAGTCGATCGAGATCTGGAAGGAAGCGGGGTTGCCCGAGGAACGCATGGTCCGCCTGCCGCGCTCCGAGAACTTCTGGCAGGCCGGCGAGACCGGGCCATGCGGACCCAGCACGGAGATGCACCTGGACCGCGGCGAGGAGCTCGGTGGCCCGGATGAGCGGCCCGGCGACGACACGGACCGCTTCATCGAGTATTGGAACCACGTGTTCATGAGCTACGACCTGAAGGAGGACGGGTCGCTGGCCGAGCTGCCGATGAACAACGTCGACACGGGCATGGGGCTCGAGCGGGTGGCCGCGATACTCCAGGGCGTCGGCTCCGTGTTCGAGACCGACGCGTTCCGGCCGCTCGTGGACCTCGCGGGGGAGCTGTCGGGACGATCCTACGGGGACGAGCGGGCGACCACCCGGGCGATGCGGATCGTCGCGGATCACTGCCGCGGCATGACCTTTCTGCTCGCGGATGGCGTTGTGCCGTCAAATGAGGACCGGGGTTACGTGCTGCGCCGGGTGATGCGCCGCGCGATCCAGCAAGGGCGGGTGCTGGGGCTCGAGTCGCCATGGCTGGCGCAGTTCGCAGAGCGAACGATCGAGATGATGGCCGGCGCGTATCCGGAGCTTGCGCGGGAGCGGGAGACGATCCTCCGCTGGGTGGGTGACGAGGAGACCGCGTTCGGTCGCACGCTCGACCGGGGCACCGCACTGCTCGCCGAGCTCGTCGCGGAGGCCAAGGACCAGGGCACCTCATGGATCGACGCAGCAGACGCCTTCAAGCTCCACGACACCTACGGCTTCCCCTACGACCTGACCAAGGAGCTGCTGGCCGAGCAGGGGCTTTCCGTCGACGACTCGGGGTTCGAGGCGCTGATGGAGAGCCAGCGGTTGCGAGCCAGGACCGGCGCCGAGCCGGTGAGGGAGGACCGGCACGAGGCGGTACTCGCGTTCGCGTCCGCGGTGCCGCCGTCGAGCTTCGTCGGCTACGAATCGCTTCGCGCCGAGACTGCGGTGGCGGCGGCGCGGGAACCGTTCGTCAAGCTCGAAGAAAGCCCCTTCTACGCGGAGGGCGGCGGCCAGGTGGCTGACTCCGGCGCGATTCGCTGGGACGGGCACAGGACGCGGGTCGCCGACGTCTATCGGGTGGGCGAGGACCAGGTGATCCGCCTGGATGGCGATGCTCCGGACCCGGGCACGCGTGTGGAGGCAGAGGTCGAGCACACCACGCGGCACGCGACGATGCGGAATCACACGGCCACCCACCTGCTGCACGCTGCGCTTCGCGAGCGTCTCGGTACCCACGTCCGTCAAGCGGGCTCGGCGGTGCGCCCGGACAAGCTGCGCTTCGACTTCACCCATGGGGCGCCGCTCACCGGCGACGAGGTCCGCGCGATCGAGGATCGCGTCAACGAGTGGATCAAGGCCAGCCGCGCGGTGCGTGCGCTGCACATGGAGCGCGCCCAGGCCGAGTCCCTCGGCGCCATCGCCCTGTTCGGCGAGAAGTACGGCGACTGGGTGCGGGTGGTCGAGGTCGACGAGGTCTCGCGGGAGCTCTGCGGGGGGACCCATGTGGCAAACACGGCTGAGGTGGGGATCTTCGTGATCGCCTCGGAGGGCTCGAGCGCCGCCAATGTGCGCCGGGTCGAGGCGCTGACGGGGCCGGCCGCGATCGACTGGTTCCGCAAGCGAAGCGCTGCCCTCGATCAGGCCGGAGCGCTGCTGGGGTCGGCCCGCGATCCGCTGGCTGCTGCCCGCCGGGCGGCCGAGCGACTGGCGTCGCTGGAGGGCATCAAGGCCGAGGTCGACGCCCGCCAGGCAGCGGAACAGGCGGACCAGCTGGGCGCCGAGGGCGAGGAGGTCGCCGGAGTCAGGATCGTGGTGAGCCAGGGGCAAGGGGCGGACCAGGGAGCCCTGCTCGACCTTGCCGACCGCATCAAGGCCCGGCTTGGCGACGCGGCTGTCGTTCTGGGCGGCACTGAGGACGGCAAGGTGGCGCTGGTCGCCAGCTTCACGGAGAGCGCGGTCGAACGTGGGCTCTCGGCGGCGGATGTGGTGCGGGAGGCGGCCGCAGTGGTCGGCGGCGGGGGAGGGGGCCGCGAAACCGTGGCCCAAGCTGGAGGAAGGGACCCGAGTCGCCTGGAGGAGGCGCTGCAAGTGGCCCGCGACGCGATCAGGCGCGGACTCGGCGAATGA
- the mnmA gene encoding tRNA 2-thiouridine(34) synthase MnmA, with product MKTRVEALEHYLHDGSRRGPAPEGAFSGAAGGAQCGDLVRLSLAVERGRVAAARFDAEGCAATTAAGAAAAEAAEGASVLEAARIEPAGICAALGGLSPQGRHAVEFAADALHRALAVAASSGEVLADPPAGAERVLVAMSGGVDSAVAALLEQRRGAEVVAVTLKLWADRHTDGARSCCSPEAVLSARGLAHRLGLPHLTLDLETAFRDTVVEGFLRGHEAGRTPNPCVVCNGEVRLDAMLALARRLGASALATGHYARVADDGAGPLLAAPADAAKDQTYMLSALRPDSLARLRFPLAELTKPQVRAIATEAELPVATKRESQDLCFLAGDGKRSFLARHARLCERPGEIVDAGGRVVGRHRGHHNFTVGQRRGLGVAAARPLYVLATDADANRVVVGPRAALATLQVNLRDAVLLRGGDRVDRVKLRYRSRPIGCAVEGAAGRHPELRIELAEPAYGVAPGQTACLMAGDLVVGHATIAA from the coding sequence GTGAAGACGAGGGTCGAGGCACTCGAGCACTACTTGCACGATGGCTCGCGGCGCGGGCCGGCACCGGAGGGCGCCTTCAGTGGGGCCGCCGGGGGAGCGCAATGCGGGGACCTGGTTCGCCTCTCGCTCGCGGTCGAGAGGGGCCGCGTGGCCGCCGCGCGCTTCGACGCCGAAGGCTGTGCGGCGACGACCGCCGCCGGCGCTGCTGCCGCCGAGGCGGCGGAGGGCGCCAGCGTGCTGGAGGCGGCGCGCATCGAGCCGGCCGGGATTTGTGCCGCCCTGGGCGGGCTCTCGCCGCAGGGCCGCCACGCCGTCGAGTTCGCTGCCGACGCGCTCCACCGTGCCCTCGCCGTCGCCGCCTCGTCGGGCGAGGTGCTCGCGGACCCTCCAGCCGGCGCGGAACGGGTTCTTGTGGCGATGAGCGGCGGCGTCGACTCCGCCGTCGCGGCACTGCTCGAACAACGCCGCGGTGCCGAGGTGGTTGCGGTGACCCTGAAGCTGTGGGCCGACCGCCATACCGACGGCGCGCGGAGCTGCTGCTCGCCGGAGGCGGTCCTTAGCGCCCGGGGGTTGGCCCACCGTCTGGGGCTGCCTCACTTGACGCTCGACCTGGAGACCGCGTTTCGCGACACCGTGGTGGAGGGCTTCCTACGCGGTCACGAGGCGGGGCGAACGCCGAATCCTTGCGTGGTCTGCAACGGCGAGGTGCGGCTCGACGCGATGCTCGCCCTCGCGCGGCGGCTGGGAGCGTCGGCCCTCGCCACGGGCCACTATGCCCGCGTCGCCGACGACGGCGCCGGGCCGCTGCTCGCCGCGCCGGCCGACGCGGCCAAGGACCAGACGTACATGCTCTCCGCGCTGCGGCCCGATTCGCTCGCCCGCCTTCGCTTCCCGCTGGCGGAGCTCACCAAGCCCCAGGTTCGCGCGATCGCCACCGAGGCCGAGCTTCCGGTGGCCACCAAGCGTGAGAGCCAGGACCTCTGCTTCCTCGCCGGCGATGGAAAGCGCTCCTTTCTGGCGCGGCACGCGCGCCTTTGCGAGCGCCCCGGCGAGATCGTGGACGCCGGCGGCCGGGTGGTGGGGCGCCACCGCGGTCACCACAACTTCACCGTCGGGCAGCGCCGCGGGCTGGGCGTCGCCGCCGCCCGCCCGCTGTACGTGCTCGCCACGGACGCGGACGCGAACCGGGTGGTGGTCGGACCGCGCGCCGCGCTGGCGACGTTGCAGGTGAACCTTCGTGACGCGGTGCTGCTTCGCGGCGGCGATCGGGTCGATCGGGTGAAGCTGCGGTACCGGTCGCGCCCGATTGGCTGCGCCGTCGAGGGCGCCGCAGGCCGCCACCCGGAGCTGCGCATCGAGCTGGCGGAGCCCGCCTACGGCGTCGCGCCCGGCCAGACCGCTTGTTTGATGGCCGGCGACCTGGTCGTCGGGCACGCCACCATCGCCGCCTAG
- the hisS gene encoding histidine--tRNA ligase, protein MANRYQAPKGTFDVLPVEAVARERVERTARELLEGAGYGRIETPIFEDTELFARGVGASTDIVRKEMFSFDDLGGRSVTLRPEGTAPIARAYLEHGMQKLPQPVKLWHLGPYFRHERPQAGRFRQFNQLGAEAIGSASPLVDAELIVLLDELLRSLEVPALRLRLGSLGSPAARGPYREELAAYLRQHADELAKDVRERIDENPLRAFDSKDEGTRAVMAQAPTMLEQLDSEDAEHLAAVRQLLDEAGIAYELDGTLVRGLDYYTRTVFAFECERLGAQSEVGGGGRYDRLLDELDGPPTPAAGWAVGVERILLALGERDENSPRDVFVAAADGQRERAFALVTQLRHAGLRAELDLADRGMKGQMRQADRLGAARAVILDVDGGTQLRDMSSGEQREIELARVVEALTGP, encoded by the coding sequence ATGGCGAACCGCTACCAGGCCCCGAAGGGCACTTTCGACGTCCTCCCGGTCGAGGCCGTCGCTCGCGAGCGGGTGGAGCGGACCGCCCGGGAGCTGCTCGAGGGCGCCGGCTACGGGCGGATAGAGACGCCGATCTTCGAGGACACAGAGCTGTTCGCCCGCGGGGTGGGCGCGTCGACCGACATCGTTCGCAAGGAGATGTTCAGCTTCGACGACCTCGGCGGACGCAGCGTGACCCTGCGTCCCGAGGGGACGGCCCCGATCGCCCGCGCCTACCTGGAGCACGGGATGCAAAAGCTGCCGCAGCCGGTGAAGCTCTGGCACCTGGGGCCGTACTTCCGTCACGAGCGCCCCCAAGCCGGTCGCTTTCGCCAGTTCAACCAACTCGGCGCCGAGGCGATCGGCTCCGCCTCGCCGCTGGTCGACGCGGAGCTGATCGTGCTGCTCGACGAGCTTCTGCGGAGCCTGGAGGTCCCGGCCCTGCGGCTGCGGCTCGGCAGCCTGGGCTCACCGGCGGCTCGGGGCCCCTACCGCGAGGAGCTGGCGGCCTACCTGCGGCAGCACGCTGACGAGCTGGCCAAGGACGTCCGGGAGCGCATCGACGAGAACCCGCTGCGCGCCTTCGACTCCAAGGACGAGGGGACGCGCGCGGTGATGGCGCAGGCCCCCACGATGCTCGAGCAGCTCGATTCCGAGGACGCCGAGCATCTTGCCGCCGTCCGCCAGCTGCTGGACGAGGCCGGAATCGCCTACGAGCTCGACGGAACCCTGGTCCGCGGGCTCGACTACTACACGCGGACCGTGTTCGCGTTCGAGTGCGAGCGGCTCGGGGCGCAGTCCGAGGTGGGCGGTGGCGGCCGCTACGATCGGCTGCTCGATGAGCTGGATGGGCCGCCGACCCCTGCGGCGGGCTGGGCAGTCGGGGTCGAGCGCATCCTGCTGGCGCTTGGGGAGCGGGATGAGAACTCGCCGCGCGACGTCTTCGTCGCGGCCGCCGACGGTCAGCGGGAGCGCGCCTTCGCGCTTGTCACCCAGCTGCGGCACGCGGGCCTGCGCGCTGAGCTCGACCTCGCCGACCGGGGCATGAAGGGCCAGATGAGACAGGCCGACCGGCTCGGCGCGGCTCGGGCGGTGATCCTCGACGTCGACGGGGGAACGCAGCTTCGTGACATGAGCTCCGGCGAACAGCGCGAGATCGAGCTGGCACGAGTCGTCGAGGCGCTCACCGGGCCTTGA